The genomic window ATATGCGCGAGCCTTTGAAAAATGTCAAAGGCCCGCGTGCGAGATCGTACAGGATGTTCCATGAAGCGGAAAGGCAGATCATCACTAAAGACGCGCGTGGATTCCTGGTCGAAATGTACGAGTTGGGCCTGATAGACCACCTCGATATGGAAAATATTATCGAGCGGTCCATGATGTCCGGGTTAAATATCGTAGACCGCAATGAGGTCAAATCGATTGTGGCGGGCGTCCTGTTTGAATATAATTCTCCGAATAAACCAGGCAGCCGGATTTTGCTTAATAGTTCAGATACGATAAACTAAATTCAAGAATCGAAGGCT from Candidatus Acidiferrales bacterium includes these protein-coding regions:
- a CDS encoding DUF494 family protein translates to MQEKIVELIVVLMREIRQARDISKVDVSKLKDNGYSQSEISTALSWIYDKMNMREPLKNVKGPRARSYRMFHEAERQIITKDARGFLVEMYELGLIDHLDMENIIERSMMSGLNIVDRNEVKSIVAGVLFEYNSPNKPGSRILLNSSDTIN